In a genomic window of Halobiforma lacisalsi AJ5:
- a CDS encoding acetamidase/formamidase family protein — protein sequence MASDSAVDTPAVDHRVDATDGAVHGAWNNGLEPVLTVASGDVLEIECRDATNGQLGPDATVGDLAALDVDQVHALTGPVAVEGAEPGDVLQVEVLGLEHRGWGYTLVLPGESGMGLLPEEFPEPAIHVWDLADGVARFVDGIEVPLAPFPGIVGVAPAADGEHDTNPPRAVGGNLDVKHLGAGSTLSLPIEVEGALFSIGDCHAAQGDGEVCVSGIEAPMSVTCRLTVRSDLEIDRPRFETDGPFTPTGRDERMVGTTGLGDDVREAARDAVRGMIDHLRAERGLSREQAYLLCSTVVDLKINQLVNEPTATVSAYLPESVFPD from the coding sequence ATGGCGAGCGATTCCGCGGTCGACACCCCCGCCGTCGACCATCGAGTAGACGCAACCGACGGCGCCGTTCACGGCGCCTGGAACAACGGTCTCGAGCCCGTGCTGACAGTCGCGTCCGGCGACGTCCTCGAGATCGAGTGCCGGGACGCGACGAACGGCCAACTCGGTCCGGACGCGACGGTCGGGGACCTGGCCGCGCTGGACGTCGACCAGGTACACGCGCTGACGGGGCCGGTCGCCGTCGAAGGGGCCGAACCCGGGGACGTTCTCCAGGTGGAGGTGCTCGGCCTCGAGCACCGCGGCTGGGGATACACCCTCGTCCTCCCGGGCGAGTCGGGGATGGGGTTGCTCCCCGAGGAGTTCCCGGAGCCGGCGATCCACGTCTGGGACCTCGCGGACGGCGTCGCCCGCTTCGTCGACGGGATCGAGGTGCCGCTGGCTCCGTTCCCCGGTATCGTCGGCGTTGCCCCCGCCGCGGACGGCGAACACGATACGAACCCGCCACGGGCCGTCGGCGGCAACCTCGACGTCAAACACCTCGGGGCCGGGTCGACGCTGTCCCTTCCGATCGAGGTCGAGGGTGCGCTGTTCAGTATCGGCGACTGCCACGCCGCACAGGGCGACGGGGAGGTCTGCGTCTCGGGGATCGAAGCGCCGATGTCGGTTACGTGCCGGCTCACCGTCCGGTCTGACCTCGAGATCGATCGCCCACGATTCGAGACCGACGGGCCGTTCACGCCGACCGGCCGCGACGAGCGGATGGTGGGGACGACCGGACTCGGCGACGACGTCCGCGAGGCGGCGAGAGACGCCGTCCGTGGGATGATCGACCACCTCCGGGCGGAGCGGGGACTCTCCCGTGAGCAGGCCTACCTGCTGTGTTCGACCGTCGTCGATCTGAAGATCAACCAGCTCGTCAACGAGCCGACCGCGACCGTCTCCGCGTACCTCCCCGAGAGCGTCTTCCCCGACTGA
- a CDS encoding DEAD/DEAH box helicase family protein produces the protein MTRSATPESPIELRYEDGTVRIDGLEEATARRLRERQPELELEDDPRTGGHRVPALRYATLRRALAAAFDSAAIDDRTLSLPSVPDLDSTYELREYQHEALADWLETDRWTGAGGDFVSDAPQRAPAGVLELPTGSGKTVIALAAIERLDVPTLVVVPTIDLQEQWLDELEAEFGASASSAGLGGSDGVAIGRFGGGEQRREPITVSTYDSAYRKADAVGDRFGLVVFDEVHHLGGEGYREIARLLAAPARLGLTATFERPDGAHEVVERIVGPLVHRIDADELAGDHLASYDVKRLEVSLTPEEREEYERNQETFTDYLARSNIQMRSGSDYQELVKRSGSDPAAREALLARQRAREIARGSRAKIDALESILDRHRDARTIVFTAHNDLAYDVSERFLIPTITHRTATPERREILERFREGTYSRIATSNVLDEGVDVPDASVAVVLSGSGSEREFTQRLGRILRPKADGRRALLYEVVTENTSEERVSRRRRSGSS, from the coding sequence GTGACGCGGTCCGCCACGCCCGAGTCGCCGATCGAACTCCGGTACGAGGACGGGACGGTCCGGATCGACGGCCTCGAGGAGGCCACGGCCCGCCGATTGCGGGAACGGCAACCGGAACTCGAACTCGAGGACGATCCCCGAACGGGCGGCCATCGCGTGCCCGCCCTGCGGTACGCCACGCTCCGTCGCGCGCTGGCGGCGGCGTTCGATTCGGCCGCGATCGACGATCGGACCCTCTCACTGCCGTCCGTTCCCGACCTGGACTCGACGTACGAACTCCGCGAGTACCAGCACGAGGCGCTCGCCGACTGGCTCGAGACGGACCGCTGGACGGGGGCCGGAGGCGACTTCGTCTCCGACGCTCCGCAGCGCGCACCCGCCGGCGTGCTCGAACTCCCCACCGGCAGCGGAAAGACCGTCATCGCGCTGGCCGCGATCGAACGGCTCGACGTCCCGACGCTCGTCGTCGTCCCGACGATCGACCTCCAGGAGCAGTGGCTCGACGAACTCGAGGCGGAGTTCGGGGCCTCGGCCTCGAGCGCGGGCCTCGGGGGATCGGACGGCGTGGCGATCGGCCGGTTCGGCGGCGGCGAGCAACGCCGCGAGCCGATTACCGTCTCCACCTACGACTCCGCCTACCGCAAGGCCGACGCCGTCGGCGACCGGTTCGGCCTCGTCGTCTTCGACGAGGTCCACCACCTCGGCGGCGAGGGCTACCGCGAGATCGCCCGCCTGCTGGCCGCCCCTGCGCGACTCGGCCTGACCGCGACCTTCGAACGACCCGACGGAGCCCACGAGGTCGTCGAGCGGATCGTCGGCCCGCTGGTCCACCGGATCGACGCGGACGAACTGGCCGGCGACCACCTCGCTTCCTACGACGTCAAGCGCCTCGAGGTGTCGCTGACACCCGAGGAGCGCGAGGAGTACGAGCGCAACCAGGAGACGTTCACCGACTACCTCGCGCGTTCGAACATTCAAATGCGAAGCGGCTCCGACTACCAGGAACTCGTCAAACGCTCCGGCTCCGATCCCGCCGCGCGGGAGGCGCTGCTCGCCCGCCAGCGCGCCCGCGAGATCGCCCGCGGCAGTCGGGCGAAGATCGACGCGCTCGAGTCGATCCTCGATCGCCACCGCGACGCCCGGACGATCGTCTTCACGGCGCACAACGACCTCGCGTACGACGTCAGCGAGCGGTTCCTGATCCCGACGATCACCCACCGGACCGCCACCCCGGAACGGCGGGAGATCTTAGAGCGGTTCCGCGAGGGGACCTACAGCCGGATCGCGACCTCGAACGTCCTCGACGAGGGGGTCGACGTCCCCGACGCCTCGGTCGCGGTCGTGCTCTCGGGTAGCGGCAGCGAACGGGAGTTCACCCAGCGGCTCGGCCGGATCCTGCGCCCGAAAGCGGACGGACGGCGGGCGCTGCTGTACGAGGTCGTCACCGAAAACACGTCCGAAGAGCGCGTCTCACGCCGCCGACGGAGCGGTTCGTCGTAG